One Malania oleifera isolate guangnan ecotype guangnan chromosome 9, ASM2987363v1, whole genome shotgun sequence DNA segment encodes these proteins:
- the LOC131163868 gene encoding glyoxylase I 4-like, with protein MGREIVSSVEEMGTGGSSCWSSNIKLPLLSLNHVSFVCKSVSRSVRFYEDVLGFVLIKRPSSFKFEGAWLFNYGIGIHLLESDKVPTKKGKINPKDNHISFQCSDMGLLMDKLRELGIEYVTAVVEEGGITVDQLFFHDPDGYMIEICNCQNLPVLPLSSCPLQKQPTNPSTTNHKTAPIPSSFHPGKRSSMLKYCSGEVDALMMDNFVMDMMDLAI; from the exons atggggagAGAAATTGTGAGCAGTGTGGAGGAGATGGGTACTGGGGGAAGCAGCTGCTGGTCATCCAATATTAAGCTGCCATTGCTGTCATTGAACCATGTCTCCTTTGTCTGCAAATCTGTCAGCAGGTCGGTTCGCTTCTATGAGGATGTGCTGGGGTTTGTTCTCATCAAACGCCCTTCTTCCTTCAAATTTGAAGGAGCCTG GTTGTTCAATTATGGGATTGGCATCCATTTATTAGAATCTGACAAAGTTCCTACAAAGAAGGGTAAGATTAATCCCAAGGACAACCACATCTCCTTCCAATGCTCCGACATGGGGCTTCTGATGGACAAGCTGCGAGAATTAGGAATCGAGTACGTGACGGCAGTAGTAGAGGAAGGTGGGATTACAGTGGATCAGCTTTTCTTCCACGACCCGGATGGCTACATGATTGAGATTTGCAATTGCCAGAACCTACCCGTTCTTCCGCTTTCGTCATGCCCTCTTCAAAAGCAACCCACTAATCCCAGCACAACCAACCATAAGACAGCGCCAATTCCATCGTCCTTCCATCCAGGGAAGCGCAGCTCCATGCTCAAATATTGCTCAGGCGAAGTTGATGCTCTGATGATGGATAACTTCGTGATGGACATGATGGACCTCGCCATTTGA
- the LOC131163867 gene encoding glyoxylase I 4-like, whose amino-acid sequence MGREIVSSVEEMGTGGSSSWSSNIKLPLLSLNHVSFVCKSVSRSVRFYEDVLGFVLIKRPSSFKFEGAWLFNYGIGIHLLESDKVPTKKGKINPKDNHISFQCSDMELLMDKLRQLGIEYVTAVVEEAGITVDQLFFHDPDGYMIEICNCQNLPVLPLSACPLQKQLTNPSTTNHKTMPIPSSFHPGKRSSMLQYCSGEVDALMMDNFVMDMMDLAI is encoded by the exons atggggagAGAAATTGTGAGCAGTGTGGAGGAGATGGGTACTGGGGGAAGCAGCAGCTGGTCATCCAATATTAAGCTGCCATTGCTGTCATTGAACCATGTCTCCTTTGTCTGCAAATCTGTCAGCAGGTCTGTTCGCTTCTACGAGGATGTGCTGGGGTTTGTTCTCATCAAACGCCCTTCTTCCTTCAAATTTGAAGGAGCCTG GTTGTTCAATTATGGGATTGGCATCCATTTATTAGAATCTGACAAAGTTCCTACAAAGAAGGGTAAGATTAATCCCAAGGACAACCACATCTCCTTCCAATGCTCCGACATGGAGCTTCTGATGGACAAGCTGCGACAATTAGGAATCGAGTACGTGACGGCAGTAGTAGAGGAAGCTGGGATTACAGTGGATCAGCTTTTCTTCCATGACCCGGATGGCTACATGATTGAGATTTGCAATTGCCAGAACCTACCCGTTCTTCCGCTTTCGGCATGCCCTCTTCAAAAGCAACTTACTAATCCCAGCACAACCAACCATAAGACAATGCCAATTCCATCGTCCTTCCATCCAGGGAAGCGCAGCTCCATGCTCCAGTATTGCTCAGGCGAAGTTGATGCTCTGATGATGGATAACTTCGTGATGGACATGATGGACCTCGCCATTTGA